From Desulfuromonas soudanensis, the proteins below share one genomic window:
- a CDS encoding M16 family metallopeptidase, translating to MFRFFFRRGLPVLVLSLLWAGTAFAQPLEEKVYEHTFANGLRLLVVERHESPTFAAYITFGVGSVNETSETRGVAHLLEHMLFKGTETLGTKDFAREKPLLDAIEEVGEALDAQLRQAPADPQKIAELEKELARLQQEHSRYVVKDEFSRIYSENGGVGYNAYTSKDLTTYLISLPANKLELWASLESDRMKNAVLREFYTERNVIMEERRRSYESEPDGLLYENLLAAAFTVHPYRNPIIGWMSDIENLSLKETRGFLHKYYAPVNTVITLVGDLDTAAAVSLVEDYFGTLPAGEPVPRVTAVEPPQKGEKRIHIQFDAEPQLAIAFHKPTLPERADYVFDVIDQILSQGRTSRLYRALVVEKGLAASVSTYSAPGSRYPNLFVVSATPRHPHTLAEVEEAIYAELERLAKEPVSDEELEQARNRLRVDRLRYLKGNSGLARMLSYYQSVAGNWRYLVGYDQEIASMTAAEIMETARLWLVPRNRTVAILDKEED from the coding sequence ATGTTCCGTTTTTTCTTTCGCCGGGGGCTTCCCGTTCTGGTCCTCTCCCTTCTCTGGGCCGGCACCGCCTTTGCCCAGCCCCTCGAGGAGAAGGTGTATGAACACACCTTTGCCAACGGCCTGCGCCTCCTTGTCGTCGAGCGCCACGAATCCCCCACCTTTGCCGCCTATATCACCTTCGGCGTCGGCTCGGTCAACGAAACGAGCGAGACCCGGGGGGTCGCCCACCTTCTCGAGCACATGCTCTTCAAGGGGACCGAGACCCTCGGGACGAAGGATTTTGCCAGGGAAAAACCCCTTCTTGACGCCATCGAGGAGGTCGGCGAAGCCCTCGACGCCCAGCTGCGTCAAGCGCCGGCCGACCCGCAGAAGATCGCCGAACTTGAAAAGGAACTGGCGCGCCTTCAGCAGGAGCACAGCCGGTATGTGGTCAAGGACGAATTCTCCCGCATCTATTCGGAAAACGGCGGGGTCGGCTACAACGCCTATACCAGCAAAGACCTCACCACCTACCTGATATCCCTGCCGGCCAACAAACTCGAACTCTGGGCCTCCCTCGAATCGGACCGGATGAAGAACGCGGTGCTGCGCGAATTTTACACCGAGCGCAACGTGATCATGGAGGAGCGGCGCCGCTCCTACGAGAGCGAGCCCGACGGCCTCCTCTACGAAAACCTGCTGGCCGCCGCCTTTACCGTCCATCCCTACCGCAATCCGATCATCGGCTGGATGTCGGATATCGAGAATCTCTCCCTGAAAGAGACCCGGGGTTTTCTCCACAAATACTACGCCCCGGTCAACACCGTGATCACCCTGGTCGGGGACCTCGACACCGCGGCGGCCGTCTCCCTGGTCGAGGACTATTTCGGCACCCTCCCCGCCGGGGAGCCGGTGCCGAGGGTCACCGCCGTCGAACCGCCGCAGAAGGGAGAGAAGCGGATTCATATCCAGTTCGACGCCGAGCCGCAGCTGGCCATCGCCTTTCACAAGCCGACGCTGCCGGAGCGCGCCGACTACGTCTTCGATGTCATCGACCAGATTCTCTCCCAGGGGCGCACTTCACGGCTCTACCGCGCCCTGGTGGTGGAAAAGGGGCTCGCCGCTTCCGTCTCCACCTACTCGGCTCCCGGTTCCCGCTATCCCAACCTCTTTGTGGTGTCCGCCACCCCCCGCCATCCCCACACCCTGGCCGAGGTCGAAGAGGCGATCTATGCCGAACTGGAGCGCCTGGCGAAGGAGCCGGTGAGCGATGAAGAACTCGAGCAGGCGCGCAACCGCCTGCGCGTCGACCGCTTGCGCTACCTCAAGGGGAACAGCGGGCTCGCCCGGATGCTGAGCTATTACCAGAGCGTCGCCGGAAACTGGCGCTATCTCGTCGGCTACGATCAGGAAATCGCCTCCATGACCGCCGCCGAGATCATGGAGACCGCCCGTCTCTGGCTCGTTCCCCGCAACCGGACCGTGGCGATTCTCGACAAGGAAGAGGACTGA
- the lon gene encoding endopeptidase La, whose amino-acid sequence MFTKEPPNLSVVPVYPMREQVMFPHMVLPLFVAREGMEIIDAALQGDQLLVLAACLEGKEPCPWEGLSRIGTVCRINQVLRFPEGGGKVVVEGLQRARLLGAAQRFPCILARIETVSEVDSRGLVTEALVQSVNALLKIALAYGRPLPGDVVKMIDQIEDSGRLADLVAVYLNLGMKEQQHLLELLDPLERLKEVYLLLTGEVQKLQVRGEVQSEVAKRLGRTQKEYLLREQMKQIQEELGDEDPRQSEINELHRRIRQAEMPEGVRAVAEKELARLERINPSSPEHTVARTYLEYLCTVPWNRGTEDHLDIGRAEVILDEDHYDLAEVKERILEYLAVRSLRKTTKGPILCFVGPPGVGKTSLGRSIARAMGRKFIRISLGGMKDEAEIRGHRRTYIGALPGRIIQEICRAESSNPVFMLDEVDKIGQDFRGDPASALLEILDPEQNDTFTDHYLDVPFDLSRVMFITTANILDPVPPPLKDRMEVIRLAGYSDEEKLKIAFRYLIPKEVEENGLEAAGVSFEEGAMRKIIKDYTREAGVRGVERQIASICRKIARDVAQKRPPRLLVTPAAVEEMLGPRKFFSDVASEEDRIGVVTGLAWTEAGGDIIFVEASRMVGKKDLHLTGSLGEVMQESARTALSYVRAHAVEFAIEADFFEKSDLHIHVPSGAIPKDGPSAGITIATALISLLSQRPARRNVALTGELTLSGRILPIGGIKEKVLAARRAGVTTVLLPERNRENLRDLDEETRAQMTIIFVDTLQEVVEATLLPGRPNRAMGDFAGRGAVPGSAAL is encoded by the coding sequence ATGTTTACCAAGGAACCGCCGAACTTATCCGTCGTTCCTGTCTATCCCATGCGGGAACAGGTCATGTTTCCGCACATGGTTTTGCCCCTCTTCGTGGCCAGGGAGGGGATGGAAATCATCGACGCGGCCCTGCAGGGGGATCAACTGCTGGTTCTGGCAGCCTGCCTGGAAGGCAAAGAGCCCTGTCCCTGGGAGGGCCTGTCGCGCATCGGCACCGTCTGCCGCATCAACCAGGTGCTGCGCTTCCCCGAAGGGGGAGGGAAGGTGGTGGTGGAGGGGCTGCAACGCGCCCGCCTTCTCGGCGCGGCCCAGCGATTCCCCTGCATTCTGGCCCGGATCGAAACGGTCTCGGAGGTCGACAGCCGCGGTCTGGTGACCGAGGCGCTGGTGCAGAGCGTCAACGCCCTGCTCAAGATCGCCCTCGCCTACGGCCGTCCCCTGCCGGGGGACGTGGTCAAGATGATCGACCAGATCGAGGATTCCGGGCGCCTTGCCGACCTGGTCGCGGTCTATCTCAACCTGGGGATGAAGGAGCAGCAGCACCTCCTGGAGCTCCTCGATCCCCTGGAGCGTCTCAAGGAGGTCTACCTTCTCCTGACCGGCGAGGTACAGAAACTCCAGGTGCGGGGGGAGGTGCAGTCCGAGGTCGCCAAGCGCCTGGGGCGCACGCAAAAGGAATATCTGCTGCGGGAACAGATGAAGCAGATTCAGGAGGAACTCGGCGACGAGGATCCGCGGCAATCGGAAATCAACGAATTGCACCGCCGCATCCGCCAGGCGGAGATGCCCGAGGGGGTGCGCGCTGTCGCCGAAAAGGAGCTGGCCCGTCTCGAGCGGATCAACCCCTCGTCCCCGGAACACACGGTGGCCCGCACCTATCTCGAATACCTGTGCACCGTCCCCTGGAACCGCGGCACGGAGGATCACCTCGACATCGGCCGGGCCGAGGTCATTCTCGACGAGGACCATTATGACCTTGCGGAGGTCAAGGAGAGGATTCTCGAGTATCTGGCCGTCCGTTCCCTGCGCAAGACGACCAAGGGGCCGATCCTCTGCTTCGTCGGACCCCCCGGGGTCGGCAAGACGTCCCTGGGGCGTTCCATCGCCCGCGCCATGGGGCGCAAGTTCATTCGTATCTCCCTCGGCGGGATGAAGGACGAAGCGGAGATCCGCGGCCACCGGCGCACCTACATCGGCGCCCTCCCGGGACGGATCATTCAGGAAATCTGCCGGGCCGAGTCCAGCAATCCGGTCTTCATGCTCGACGAGGTCGACAAGATCGGCCAGGATTTTCGCGGCGATCCCGCCTCGGCCCTCCTCGAGATTCTCGACCCGGAGCAGAACGACACCTTTACCGATCATTACCTCGACGTCCCCTTCGACCTCTCCCGGGTCATGTTCATCACCACCGCCAATATCCTCGACCCCGTTCCCCCTCCCCTCAAGGACCGGATGGAGGTCATTCGTCTGGCCGGCTACAGCGACGAGGAGAAGCTCAAGATCGCCTTCCGCTACCTGATCCCCAAGGAAGTGGAGGAAAACGGCCTCGAAGCCGCGGGAGTCTCCTTCGAGGAAGGAGCCATGCGAAAAATCATCAAGGACTATACCCGGGAAGCGGGGGTGCGGGGGGTCGAGCGGCAGATCGCCTCCATCTGCCGCAAAATCGCCCGGGATGTGGCCCAGAAGCGCCCCCCCCGCCTCCTGGTCACTCCGGCGGCCGTCGAAGAGATGCTCGGGCCGCGAAAGTTCTTCAGCGACGTCGCCTCGGAAGAGGACCGCATCGGAGTCGTCACCGGCCTGGCCTGGACGGAGGCCGGCGGCGACATCATCTTCGTCGAGGCTTCGCGCATGGTCGGCAAGAAGGATCTCCACCTCACCGGCAGCCTCGGCGAGGTGATGCAGGAATCGGCCCGGACCGCCCTCTCCTACGTCCGGGCCCATGCTGTGGAATTCGCCATCGAGGCGGATTTTTTCGAGAAAAGCGATCTGCACATTCATGTCCCCTCGGGGGCCATTCCCAAGGACGGCCCCTCGGCGGGGATCACCATCGCCACCGCCCTGATTTCCCTCCTCAGCCAGCGCCCGGCGCGGCGAAACGTGGCGCTGACGGGAGAGCTGACCCTCTCGGGACGGATTCTCCCCATCGGCGGCATCAAGGAAAAAGTCCTGGCCGCCCGCCGCGCCGGCGTCACCACGGTCCTTCTGCCGGAACGCAATCGGGAGAATCTACGCGATCTCGACGAAGAGACCCGCGCGCAGATGACGATCATTTTCGTCGACACCCTGCAGGAGGTGGTGGAGGCGACGCTTCTCCCCGGCCGTCCCAACCGCGCGATGGGGGATTTCGCCGGGCGGGGGGCGGTTCCCGGGAGTGCTGCTCTGTGA
- the pfkA gene encoding 6-phosphofructokinase, translating to MKRIAVLTSGGDCSGMNATIRAVVRAALVANLEVIGFQKGYHGLLMPESHHETLTTRSVSGILQRGGTFLQSAREKRMVEKEGQLLAAGNLKGLGVDGLIVIGGDGSLRGAEALHRLGIRTMGIPASIDNDIPFTDMSLGVDTALNNIIYAVDCLKDTASSHDRTFVVETMGRNCGYLAVASALACGAEYALIPETPYDLAEICRNLRRRFSEGRDNSIIMVAEGTASAQQIADRIKDSIGFETRIMVLGHYQRGGSPSAFDRILGARYGVAAVEALQAGESGKMIGLSCGEMKLTPLEKVFAVGRRPIEEMMLKLARTLGI from the coding sequence GTGAAACGAATTGCCGTATTGACCAGCGGGGGAGACTGCTCGGGAATGAATGCCACTATCCGGGCGGTGGTGCGGGCGGCCCTGGTGGCCAACCTGGAGGTGATCGGATTTCAGAAGGGGTATCATGGCCTGCTGATGCCGGAGAGCCACCATGAAACCCTGACCACCCGTTCGGTCAGCGGCATCCTGCAGCGGGGCGGAACCTTTCTGCAGAGTGCCCGCGAAAAGCGGATGGTGGAAAAAGAAGGGCAGCTTCTGGCCGCCGGAAACCTCAAGGGACTCGGCGTCGACGGGCTGATCGTCATCGGCGGCGACGGCTCGCTGCGCGGCGCCGAAGCACTGCACCGCCTGGGGATACGCACCATGGGCATACCGGCATCCATCGACAACGACATTCCCTTTACCGACATGTCCCTCGGGGTCGACACGGCCCTCAACAACATCATTTACGCCGTCGACTGTCTCAAGGACACGGCCTCCTCCCACGACCGCACCTTCGTCGTCGAAACCATGGGCCGCAACTGCGGTTACCTGGCCGTCGCCTCGGCTCTGGCCTGCGGCGCCGAGTACGCTCTGATCCCCGAAACCCCTTACGATCTCGCCGAAATCTGCCGCAACCTGCGGCGGCGTTTCAGCGAAGGGCGCGACAATTCCATTATCATGGTCGCCGAAGGGACGGCCTCCGCCCAGCAGATCGCCGACCGGATCAAGGACAGCATCGGCTTCGAAACCCGCATCATGGTCCTCGGTCACTATCAGCGCGGCGGGTCCCCCTCGGCCTTCGACCGCATCCTCGGCGCCCGCTACGGCGTCGCCGCCGTGGAGGCTCTGCAAGCCGGCGAATCGGGGAAGATGATCGGCCTTTCCTGCGGAGAAATGAAACTGACCCCCCTGGAGAAGGTTTTTGCCGTCGGCCGCCGCCCCATCGAGGAGATGATGCTCAAGCTGGCCAGGACCCTGGGGATCTGA
- a CDS encoding PEP-CTERM sorting domain-containing protein gives MKRIFGLFVIVLMLVGVTSAAHALMIVDPFGAGFGPSGTFFAGSLNITPPALSTVAEAVPLTIIETGYSDQWHSTTFTLGAGTLARLLDGVFLTVAIVEEGDIFIPVNGELPPDTDNGAPVPEPSTFLLLGAGLVGLGIARRQRSKK, from the coding sequence ATGAAAAGAATATTCGGGTTATTCGTTATTGTTCTCATGCTCGTCGGGGTGACATCGGCGGCTCATGCCCTGATGATCGTCGACCCCTTCGGGGCTGGATTCGGACCGAGCGGGACATTCTTCGCAGGGTCGCTGAATATCACGCCCCCGGCCTTAAGCACCGTCGCCGAAGCCGTGCCGCTGACGATTATTGAAACCGGATACAGCGACCAATGGCATTCCACGACCTTCACCCTGGGGGCAGGCACCCTGGCGCGCCTTCTGGACGGCGTCTTCCTGACGGTGGCTATTGTCGAAGAAGGGGACATCTTTATCCCGGTGAACGGCGAGCTTCCCCCCGACACCGACAACGGAGCGCCCGTTCCGGAACCCTCCACTTTCCTCCTTCTCGGTGCCGGACTGGTCGGACTCGGCATCGCCCGCCGGCAGCGGAGCAAAAAGTGA